The genomic region GTGGAGTGCCGAAATCACTATCTCTGCTCGATGACGTTGAAGCTGCCGAAGCGGCAAAAAGCGGTTTCACTTTCTTGCAAATATCCGACAGCCATGTCGGCTTCAACAAGCCTGCCAATCCGCATGCGATTGAAACACTGAAAGAGGCGATCGGTCGGATCGACGCGCTCCCCGAGAAGCCGGCCTTTTTACTTCATACCGGGGACATTACTCACAGCGCGAAGCCCGTAGAGTTTGACGATGCGAATGAGATTATAGGCTCGACGCGAGTGAATGTTCATTATGTCCCCGGCGAGCATGACATCACGGACCAAGCGACTGAGAATGCCTATCTCGAACGGTACGGTAAAGGTGTAAAGGGCGGCGGTTGGTATAGCTTCGACCAACACGGCGTACACTTCATCGGTCTGAACAACGTGGTCAATCTCAAGAAGTTTGGCTTGGGGTTTCTTGGCGATGAACAGCTCAAGTGGCTGGAGGACGATCTTCGAGCACTGTCGTCTTCAACGCCAATCGTTGTTTTCGCGCACATTCCGCTGTGGTCGATCTATCCGAATTGGGGATGGGGAACGGACGATGCTGCTGTTGCGCTTGGTTACTTAAAGCGCTTTGGCTCGGTCACCATTCTCAACGGGCATATTCATCAGCTGATGCAGAAAGTCGAAGGCGACGTGACGTTTCACACGGCGCGCTCGACGGCGTTTCCACAACCTGCTCCCGGAGAAGCACTGTCACCCGGGCCGATGGTCGTTCCAGCCGACAAGCTGCGTGGCATGCTCGGGCTGACGAGTGTCACGTTCAAAAAGAACAAGTCGCCCCTTGCCATCATAGATACGTCGTTGGCGGATTGAGGCGGATTTCAAAATGCTTCGCATTGCAAAATTGCTCGTTGCTGTCGCGGTCGGGATATTCATCATTGTTCCGAGCGCCAGGGCCGCGCCGAGTGCTGCATACGGTGAAGAGATCTACCAAAGCTGCCAGGATTGTCATTCGCTCGACACCAACGATGTCGGCCCCAAGCATCGCGGTGTATTCGGGAGAAAGGCGGGAGCAGTTCCCGACTATAGTTATTCGGTTGCGCTCAAGACTTCCGGTATAGTTTGGACCGAAGATACCCTCGACAAATGGCTCGCGGACCCGCAGAAGCTCGTTCCTGGAGCGAAGATGTTTTTTCACCTCGATGCCGCCCAAGATCGAGCGGACGTCATAGAATATTTGAAAGAGCGAGCGAAATAATTTCATCGGGCGTAAAGTCCCGCTGCGCGCGCTTGGAGCGACGATCAATGGCCGAC from Hyphomicrobium sp. MC1 harbors:
- a CDS encoding metallophosphoesterase, yielding MGNNDGDGINRRHALECMIWAGTGVLWTVAGGVPKSLSLLDDVEAAEAAKSGFTFLQISDSHVGFNKPANPHAIETLKEAIGRIDALPEKPAFLLHTGDITHSAKPVEFDDANEIIGSTRVNVHYVPGEHDITDQATENAYLERYGKGVKGGGWYSFDQHGVHFIGLNNVVNLKKFGLGFLGDEQLKWLEDDLRALSSSTPIVVFAHIPLWSIYPNWGWGTDDAAVALGYLKRFGSVTILNGHIHQLMQKVEGDVTFHTARSTAFPQPAPGEALSPGPMVVPADKLRGMLGLTSVTFKKNKSPLAIIDTSLAD
- a CDS encoding cytochrome c family protein; translation: MLRIAKLLVAVAVGIFIIVPSARAAPSAAYGEEIYQSCQDCHSLDTNDVGPKHRGVFGRKAGAVPDYSYSVALKTSGIVWTEDTLDKWLADPQKLVPGAKMFFHLDAAQDRADVIEYLKERAK